From a single Camarhynchus parvulus chromosome 20, STF_HiC, whole genome shotgun sequence genomic region:
- the LOC115912105 gene encoding perilipin-3-like has protein sequence MASAVPHEEEVAQSSLEKEEVAAVQEMANLSLVSSACEVVSAADPSSKESHPCLSSVCDAAEKGAQNVTQAMASCVQPHVTAVSEYAAKGLDELGEKMPLLPKPAEQILSGTKELLSSRGAEVKEAVSSRVLDVTRDTLQGSEGTATPAVTGLGPAVAQMGVLGAGAVLGTAEGGSLPTGNEELAQLAVCEEGTAALPLEQQWRHGRYFVYPTSLPEDLRLLAQLRSTARIQQLWQGMQGALAQLHGIIELVEAFKQEFNQKLQEGQEKLHQMRLDWSRKYLKESGAESPAEPEEMERLTLLMACRISQQLQLSCSGVVAAVQDLPCSLQDKLQQALHAIRELHAAFSEAHSFQDLSSSVLTQSQRELAVIPEYMEELLDYLKNNTPLSWLVGPFSPREEEEEDESSQEEEQDQSSQEEEEAGAAGAGHLETSSNPM, from the exons ATGgcctctgctgtgccccacGAGGAGGAGGttgcccagagctccctggaaaaggaggaggtt gctgcagtgcaggagatGGCCAATCTGAGCCTGGTGAGCTCTGCCTGTGAGGTGGTTTCTGCAGCTGATCCCTCCAGCAAGGAGAGCCACCCctgcctgagctctgtgtgtgatgCTGCAGAGAAGGGAGCGCAGAATGTGACCCAGGCCATGGCCAGCTGTGTGCAGCCCCACG TCACTGCAGTGAGTGAATATGCTGCCAAGGGTTTGGATGAACTGGGGGAGAAGATGCCACTCCTTCCAAAGCCAGCGGAACAG ATTCTCTCTGGCACAAAGGAGCTGCTGTCATCCAGAGGGGCTGAGGtgaaggaggctgtgagcagcagagtgCTGGATGTCACCAGGGACACCCTGCAGGGCAGCGAGGGGACAGCCACACCTGCAGTGACCGGTCTGGGGCCTGCAGTGGCACAGATGGGTGTCcttggagcaggggctgtgctggggacagcagaagGTGGCTCTCTCCCCACTGGAAATGAGGAGCTAG cccagctggcagtgtGTGAGGAGGGCAcggcagctctgcccctggagcagcagtggcgGCACGGACGGTACTTTGTGTACCCGACCTCTCTCCCTGAGGATCTGCGTCTCTTGGCACAGCTGCGCTCCACAGCCaggatccagcagctctggcagggcaTGCAgggggccctggcacagctccacgGCATCATCGAGCTG GTTGAGGCGTTCAAGCAAGAATTTAATCAAAAACttcaggaggggcaggagaaaCTACACCAGATGAGGCTGGACTGGAGTAGGAAGTATCTCAAAGAGAGTGGAGCtgaaagccctgcagagcctgag GAGATGGAGCGTCTGACACTGCTGATGGCCTGCAGGatcagccagcagctgcagctctcctgctcgGGGGTGGTGGCTGCCGTGCAGgaccttccctgcagcctgcaggacaagctgcagcaggctctgcaTGCCATCAGGGAGCTGCATGCTGCTTTCTCAGAGGCACACTCCTTCCAGGACTTGTCCAGCAGTGTCCTGACCCAGAGCCAGAGGGAGCTGGCTGTGATCCCGGAGTacatggaggagctgctggattaCCTGAAGAACAACACTCCTCTGTCCTGGCTAGTGGGACCCTTCTcccccagggaggaggaggaggaggatgaatcCTCCCAGGAGGAGGAACAGGATCAGTCctcccaggaggaggaggaggcaggggcagcaggagctgggcacctGGAAACCTCCAGCAACCCCATGTAA